A stretch of the Methanobacterium veterum genome encodes the following:
- a CDS encoding glycosyltransferase family 4 protein has translation MDIGIVHPELIYPRGAEKQVCKLSYYLNKMGHDVTIYTFEKKENCVFNSLLENIEIISLNEKWISGPLYSYNLVRWHGLIKKLSKKIKEHDILNAHNHPAQWISKYTDIPTVWTCNEPYQHNISSYIKKMYSVHSLIDRKLTRSTKLILSLSNRIKELIKMRYPDKKVNISYSGADLDHEVKHITNDYFDAIFVGPIQPQKRPFDIIKAFSLIGENIENVRLHFVGNTTSFVSKKMKNEMIKYAAKNDIETIFYGSVPNDKLYELYNIADISLFVCEAEPWGIFPLETILGGIPTIISDQCGIKDILPEDNPVVETGNITQLADKIMEIKDNYHEYKNRTVKTSKMVSKKYSWEAYSRRMENILKQCS, from the coding sequence ATGGATATTGGAATAGTTCACCCGGAATTAATCTATCCCCGCGGTGCAGAAAAACAGGTATGTAAATTAAGCTACTATCTAAATAAAATGGGGCACGATGTTACAATATATACATTTGAGAAGAAAGAAAATTGTGTTTTTAATTCATTACTTGAAAATATAGAAATTATTTCATTAAATGAAAAGTGGATTTCCGGTCCATTATACAGCTATAACCTAGTTAGATGGCACGGCCTAATTAAGAAACTAAGCAAAAAAATTAAAGAACACGATATTTTAAATGCCCATAATCATCCTGCGCAGTGGATATCAAAATATACAGACATACCAACTGTATGGACATGTAATGAGCCTTATCAACATAATATTTCCAGTTATATAAAAAAAATGTATTCTGTTCACAGTTTAATAGACAGGAAATTAACACGGAGCACTAAATTAATATTGTCATTGAGTAACAGAATAAAAGAGCTCATCAAAATGAGATATCCTGATAAAAAAGTGAACATCAGCTACTCTGGTGCGGACCTGGATCATGAAGTTAAACATATAACTAACGACTATTTTGATGCCATATTTGTAGGACCTATACAGCCCCAAAAACGCCCCTTTGATATAATAAAAGCGTTTTCTTTAATCGGTGAAAATATAGAAAATGTAAGGTTACATTTTGTTGGAAATACAACCAGTTTTGTTTCAAAAAAGATGAAAAATGAAATGATAAAATATGCTGCAAAAAATGATATTGAAACTATTTTTTATGGTTCAGTTCCAAATGATAAATTATATGAGCTTTATAATATTGCAGATATATCTTTATTTGTCTGCGAAGCAGAGCCATGGGGCATTTTCCCGCTGGAAACAATACTTGGAGGGATACCAACTATAATATCGGATCAATGTGGAATAAAAGATATTTTACCAGAGGATAATCCTGTTGTAGAAACTGGAAATATCACACAATTAGCTGATAAAATAATGGAAATTAAGGATAACTACCATGAATACAAAAATAGAACAGTTAAAACTTCAAAAATGGTTTCAAAAAAATATTCTTGGGAAGCCTACAGCAGGAGAATGGAAAATATTTTAAAACAATGCAGTTAG
- a CDS encoding glycosyltransferase, with product MSILITVGIVAKNEEKYIGETLRGIINQSFRKYDVFSNSQKSKIFEDIDTSLIEIIVVDGNSSDRTREVAENILSTSNVNYKVLNEKDFGFYGLCFSRNLVIDNSSETTKYIAYTDADCIVDKNWLKILYQHIEKSGDDVAGAGGPRLVAPTKDKKELVINNFLTSNIASGGNPAFSKRNVAYLDSIPNYNSIYKKDIISRFRYDDSLIISDDNELNLRLKKAGYNFIYAGDAEVYHRETNSIVEFGKNMRNYGINITNTIKKHRLFKIKPFISLIFVLYLIFLIPLYLTAGWIILIPFILYFLFAVMIFAEIICKTKTIYSLIIFVLLPVQHISYAYGMIYNFLFVRPVHRNSN from the coding sequence ATGTCAATTTTAATAACGGTAGGAATAGTTGCCAAAAATGAGGAAAAATATATAGGAGAAACCTTAAGAGGCATCATAAACCAGAGTTTTAGAAAATATGATGTATTTTCTAACTCCCAAAAATCGAAGATTTTTGAGGATATAGATACTTCATTAATTGAAATAATTGTTGTAGACGGCAATTCTTCTGACAGAACACGTGAAGTTGCAGAAAATATTTTGAGCACATCAAATGTAAATTATAAAGTTTTAAATGAGAAAGATTTCGGTTTCTACGGCCTGTGTTTTTCAAGAAATCTTGTAATTGATAATTCAAGCGAAACAACCAAATATATTGCTTATACAGATGCAGACTGCATTGTAGATAAAAACTGGCTTAAAATACTGTACCAGCATATCGAGAAAAGTGGAGATGATGTTGCAGGCGCCGGCGGTCCAAGACTAGTAGCCCCAACAAAAGATAAAAAAGAACTGGTAATAAACAATTTTTTAACCTCAAATATCGCATCTGGAGGAAATCCAGCTTTTTCTAAAAGAAATGTTGCATATTTAGACAGTATCCCCAACTACAATTCAATTTACAAAAAAGATATAATATCCAGATTTAGATATGACGACAGTCTAATCATCTCAGACGATAATGAATTGAATTTAAGGCTTAAAAAAGCAGGGTACAATTTTATTTATGCTGGAGATGCTGAAGTCTACCACCGCGAAACAAATTCAATAGTGGAATTTGGTAAAAATATGAGAAATTACGGCATAAATATAACCAATACCATAAAGAAACATAGATTATTTAAAATTAAACCATTTATATCATTAATATTCGTATTATACCTTATTTTTTTAATACCCCTATATTTAACCGCGGGATGGATTATTCTAATTCCATTTATACTCTATTTCTTATTTGCAGTAATGATATTTGCAGAAATTATTTGCAAAACAAAAACCATTTACTCTTTGATAATTTTTGTCTTATTGCCAGTTCAGCATATCTCATATGCATATGGAATGATCTATAATTTCTTATTTGTTAGGCCCGTGCATAGAAACAGTAATTAA